The region TACTGTCTAATTCGTCATTATGTCTGTCCATAGCTTGTTTTAGAGTCTCATCGTTCACCACTCCTTTCTTTATCTCAAACTTCGGGAACTGCACAAGCACGGGCTCGTTAAACCTGCCCTTTAGCTTCACAATCGCCTGTCCTATGTTCAGACGGTCAATAAAACCCATTTCTTCAGGCTCAAGGCTCATACATTTCGATATGTCTACAATATCCTTCCCATTGCCCAGATTAAAGCAGATTTTACAGTAAGTATTCGCTTTTATTGAATCGCTTAACTTATTCGGCTCCTGGTCTATGGCAATTATGGACTCGCCAAACTCCCTTATCATCCTGATTATGGTCTCAATTATCGTTTCTTCGCCCTTTGTCCTCTCTTTTTTGCCACTCAACATATGATGAGCTTCTTCTATTATGATTGCATGCTTAAACTCCTCTCTTTTCGTCTGATTCTTCCTGTATTCGTAAATCCAGAGCATCAACGCTTCAATGAAAAACACTTTATCTGAAGTTGCAAGATTATCCATCTCAAGAATAACGTTCTTATTCAGGAGCTTGTGAAGTTTTGATCGTTTTCTAACATTCAAGACATCTCCAAAGAGACCTGGAAAAGTCAGGCTTGCTAAAATTCTCTTCACGGATGCCATCCATAACATCTCCCTACCCTTCACAAACTCTTTTTTAAGCACTTTTTCCATATCACGAAAGGTAGGATATACCTTTTTGCCTTTATACACTCCAAATCGCTCATAAAGGTCATTTAAGGCATCCCTTAAAAAATACTCCACCCCGTGTCCTGCAAAATAAGCATGGCATATTACGTCTATGATCCTGCCAAGCCATAGTTTTGTGTCAACTCCTGGCGGCGGGATAAGGGGATTAAAATAAAAAGATGAAGTTTTTGCTCCTATCGTAAAGACAAAAGTGTCCTTAAATTCAGGAAACTGCAATAAATCCCTGCAATTTTTTTTCCAGTCAAATATCAAAAATGGCTTATCGTGTTTTTTAAGCTCTTTGATTATCTGAAAAACAGTATTTGTTTTTCCTGTTCCGGTCATTCCTACGATGAGCATATGCTTTATCCATTCATCCTCACACAATCCAAACTCTGAATAAATCTTATCTGCATACAACACATCTCCCAACGGATATTCTCCTTCTGTTTGTTTCTTATCCGGCGGAGGCAATATTATATTTTTAGCATATCCATTTTTTGCTTTCCTGTCTGCAATAATCCTGAGAATATCCACATCGTCCTGTTTGCTTTTCAGGTCAGAGGATGCTAAATAAGAGTGCCACAGTGCATTGGTGCTTCCCTTGCCTAAAGCAGGTACAAGTTTTCTCAGCAGTCTTTTAGTTTCTTCCATTTAAGAGTAGTTTTGATTTTTCTTTTTGTTTCCGCAACTCCTCCTGTGCAAACCGAAGTTTCTCTTTCAGTATTATCACATCCCTGAAACAAGAAATCTCCTCGTGAAACTTGCTTTGTTCCACATTAAGCATCTGCAATTGGAATGTGGTTCTTCTTGACATAAAACTCGGATTAAACTTATCAAACTCAAGCTGGTTGACTGCATCCTCAAGCCCCACTCTCTGGTGCTCAAGCTCAGAGATAAGCCCTTTTTTTATCTTCTGTCTCTCATCTATCTCGCTCTCAAGCTCCTTGATTCTCTGCTCAAGGTTTTCAATCGGGACTAGTAATAATCGTTGCAAATCATCATCGTCATTATCGCTATCAGCATTGCTATTGTAAATAGAATCAGGTAAATTACATCCTTCCGAATCATACTCATGTTTTTCCATCTCGTTTTAAGGTTCATTTTAATCTTTCTCACTAAATCAGCTTCTCGTTTGCCATGCTTTTATACTGTTCATATCCTATTATGATATGGTCCAAAAGCCGTATCCCTAAAAGTTTCATTCCCTCTTGCAGATGATGCGTCAATTCTATATCGCTTGCAGACGGCGTAGGGTCTCCCGAAGGATGATTGTGCGCAAAAATAAGATTTGCCGAATTGTATAAAATTGCCGTCTTAAACACTTCTCTTGGCTCTACCATTGATGACATAAGACTGCCTGTGCTTACTTCATCTACTCCTAACACCCTGTTTTTTGAATCAAGCAGTATTGAAATAAACTTTTCCCTGTCCTCGTTTTCAAGATGCTTTACAAAATTATACACGCTTTTAGGAGTGTTTAACTGGACGGGTTTGTATTCTGAGTTTTCCCTCACTACCTTAAGCTTTACTGAATAGCCGTGATAGCTCCCGTCGTAAAACGATTCCGGTTTTTCTCCTATTTTTTGCTCAAGACCGTTTTCAGGAACGTCTGGTTTGTACTTGCTGTTTTTGTTTTGGTTTCCCATTATAATTTAAAATTGAAAGCACAAGCGCTGTGGTATGTTTCCTTAAAACAGATTTCGGGTCAGACTCATCGCCAAGTTCGTAATAAAACCCTCCTGAGCCATAATCAACAAGCTCAAGCCCGTCTATCTTGTTTGCAATTCCAAAAAACTCCTTTACCGGCATTTCCTTGTATCTTACAGAAATAAGCTTGTCTTTCTCATCCTTTTGGCAAATTATGCCCTGTGGCCCGAAGGCTGTTCCGATGGTTTCTATGCCGTCCAATTTCAGCTTGCCGGTTTCATTTAGCAGGTTTTCAAGCTCTTGTGCGTGGTCTAATTTTACAATGCCCATATTCCTTTCCTTAAAATCATAAAATAGATCAGTGCTTTCAACGAGAGCACAGTAAGCATTGTGCATCGGACTCGTTGTGTTGACGTGCAGGCTGAGCTCATAAAAATCTATGCCATAAAACTTTTTTACCCTCTTTGCCACTTCACTGCTTGGCACTTCTAATTTTGCATGCAGGTAAGGATAATCCTTGTCTCCGAACAGAAGTTTTTCCCTGCCCTCTGCCAACTCATCGCAAAGAGTGAACGAAAGAAAAGCAGGGCTGTTAATTACGTCTTTCCTGTGTGCTTCTATAAAGCCTTCCACGAATTTGTTTAGTTCATTTGGTCTCATTTTCTTTTTTCTTTGTAATCATTTTGATTTACGCTCATCTCATTGCCGGTAGAGGAATAGATTCTTGCCCTGACTCCATATCCCCTGATAAACTCCTTTAGCCTGTCCTCTAATTCCTCCTGATGCTGACCGTCAAGTAAAGAGAGGACTTTTATCTCTAACTTCATCCTGTTATAATGCGGGTTTGTTTCGGCGAAGCCTTGTTTGTATTGGTGTTTCATTTTTTTTCAAAAAAGGACACGTCTCTTTCCATGTCCTGTTTTAGTTTGAGCACGTCTTCTGCGATTTGCTCGCCTTTTGGGGTAAATTCTATGTGCTTAATCTTGCTGCCTTCTGTTCTTGTGATGAAGCCACCTGTTTCCATAAGAGATAATATTTTTCTTATGTGTGCAGGGGACGAGTTCGGGACTTCCCTGTATAATCTCTGGGTATATCTATGAGGCTTTCTTATGTGATGCAGAGCTATAAGAACCATGCTCCAATGCGATAAACTTAGTTGACTTAACATTTGCCTCGTTTGTTACTACCAATCAGTAGTGTCATTATGAGGTAGTGACATTATTTAAATTTTTCGGTTTGGTGTTTTTCTCACAATAAACAAGGATAAAATCTTCTAAGTTCTCGAGGTAATCGTCTGAACGAAATTCACTTTCTTCTTCCCTTACCCCACTAAGTATATCAATCCCATGATATTTTTGCCTCTCTCTCAGCGTAGAGCTTTCGGATTTTGCTATCGTAGCTGCATATATTTTTTCTGCACCGTATTTTCGTAAAACCCTTGCACATTCTTTTAACGTTGTGCCGTAAGTTACAACATCATCTATAAGCAGGATGCTTTCTCCCATGACAAAATCAGGCTCGTTGACTTTGAATGCTCCTTTTAGTTCTTGCTCCCGTTTTGCCTGAGGAAGGGATCTTAAATCTTTTGTATCTTTGATTCTTGATAATACTCCCCGCTTTACCGGTATCTTCGTATACCACTGGAATGGCACTGCAAGCAAATCTGACTGGTTATAGCCTCTTTCTTTCAGTTTGCCGGGGAATATTGGCACGGGAATGATTACGTCAATTTTATTCATAACCTGCTTATCCGTGAGAAAGTCTAACAACGTTCTTCCAAGGGCATAGCCGATTACAGGCGCCTTCTCTTTTGAGTTTTTCATGCATCTGAGCAATGCACTTAAAGGGTCTCCTGCCTCAGAGTCATAAAGTGAGCGGTATGCATTCAAGGAATAAACTCCGTCTATCAGGGGCTTAAACCGCTCCACCCGGTTATCGGCAAGCTCTTTTCCGTTTTTCAAAATGTGTTTCTCTAAAATTCCGTCAGCGTATTTCCCCACTGCATCCCCATCTTGCTCTTTTATGAAATTTCCCTGTCCATAAAGCGTTGGGTTGTTGGGAGTAAACAGGGTTTCTTTTAATCCCGCTTCCCAGTATTTCACTGCAAGCTTCCAATTGCCCTCGCTAAGGCATTTGCAGCCTTTCTCAAGATAGTTTAACTGTGTTGAATACGTTTCCATTTACCTGTAAGCCTTATATCTCTCACTCTCGTAGAAATGATAAGAGTCCCGTAATTTACAATTTAAGTCGCATACAGGTATTTCATCGCACAAATCAAGCGCATGCTCAAGGCTCCGAATCGTGCCCGTTTCCCATCCAAGACCCCGCTCAGGCTTTACGCATTCTGACTGAGTTGTTTCTATTACTGGGGTTGTTTTTAAAAGTTTCATTCTAAAAAAGGTTGATTTGAGAGGTAGCGGAGATTGTGCTTACCAAAGGCTGGGATTCTTTTGATGCTGTTAATGCTTCTAAGGGCTCTTCAATTGGTATCAGGGATTCTTTTCCGACCATCCCCTTTAGCTTGTCCCAGCATGAATACCATTTATTTGCATATTGCCAGTTGGCTATGCCATCCGGTTTTGATATGTCAATCTCATGAACTAATGAATCGGCATGCAGGAAATATGCCCTTATCCCGTGAATGGCACAATTCGTGAAAGCTATTCGTAAAGCCCGCAGGTCAATGTCAACGCCGAATAGATTTGCATCAGGGGCGTATTTATAAGCCCCAATTAAGAACCTGCCTGTCCCGACACACGGATCAAGGACGTTTAGCGGTCTGCCTGTCTCTTTTGCTTCTCCTATAGTGCTCTGGCACATAAACTCCACTACTGAATCAGGTGTCAGAAACTGCCCTTTTCCAAGCTTTCCCGACCTGCTCTGATTCTCAATGTACATATCTCCAAGATGGTCGTGTATGTCGGATTTGATAATTTCAGGTTTGTAAACAGCCATTAGCTTGCCTGATAAGTCTTTGTCATTAAAGAGCCATTCTAATTTATGCTCTAACTGGCCGAGGACTGCCGGGCAGTTATCCACTGCAAGGAACTCAATTAAGCAGTCCCATGCTTTATCGTAATCGCGGAATCTTCTCGTAAGTATTTCGTACATTGTTTCATACATCTTTCTTGCTGGCAATTTACAGTTCATTGTGTTTGCTCATGAAAGCGGGCGGATTATTAAGGTATGAGTTGCATTTCACAACTACCTTTTTCCAACCCCGCCCGCTTTCTGACGAACGCAGCTATCCGGTGGAAATGGTTGGAGCATGATGTCATTATCTTTCATTATTTCATTCATTTTCTTGCAACTGGACAGGCATAATCAGGTAAAAATTATCCTTG is a window of bacterium DNA encoding:
- a CDS encoding DUF87 domain-containing protein — encoded protein: MEETKRLLRKLVPALGKGSTNALWHSYLASSDLKSKQDDVDILRIIADRKAKNGYAKNIILPPPDKKQTEGEYPLGDVLYADKIYSEFGLCEDEWIKHMLIVGMTGTGKTNTVFQIIKELKKHDKPFLIFDWKKNCRDLLQFPEFKDTFVFTIGAKTSSFYFNPLIPPPGVDTKLWLGRIIDVICHAYFAGHGVEYFLRDALNDLYERFGVYKGKKVYPTFRDMEKVLKKEFVKGREMLWMASVKRILASLTFPGLFGDVLNVRKRSKLHKLLNKNVILEMDNLATSDKVFFIEALMLWIYEYRKNQTKREEFKHAIIIEEAHHMLSGKKERTKGEETIIETIIRMIREFGESIIAIDQEPNKLSDSIKANTYCKICFNLGNGKDIVDISKCMSLEPEEMGFIDRLNIGQAIVKLKGRFNEPVLVQFPKFEIKKGVVNDETLKQAMDRHNDELDSIFNIEPLENSEKAV
- a CDS encoding phosphoribosyltransferase family protein yields the protein METYSTQLNYLEKGCKCLSEGNWKLAVKYWEAGLKETLFTPNNPTLYGQGNFIKEQDGDAVGKYADGILEKHILKNGKELADNRVERFKPLIDGVYSLNAYRSLYDSEAGDPLSALLRCMKNSKEKAPVIGYALGRTLLDFLTDKQVMNKIDVIIPVPIFPGKLKERGYNQSDLLAVPFQWYTKIPVKRGVLSRIKDTKDLRSLPQAKREQELKGAFKVNEPDFVMGESILLIDDVVTYGTTLKECARVLRKYGAEKIYAATIAKSESSTLRERQKYHGIDILSGVREEESEFRSDDYLENLEDFILVYCEKNTKPKNLNNVTTS
- a CDS encoding JAB domain-containing protein, coding for MGNQNKNSKYKPDVPENGLEQKIGEKPESFYDGSYHGYSVKLKVVRENSEYKPVQLNTPKSVYNFVKHLENEDREKFISILLDSKNRVLGVDEVSTGSLMSSMVEPREVFKTAILYNSANLIFAHNHPSGDPTPSASDIELTHHLQEGMKLLGIRLLDHIIIGYEQYKSMANEKLI
- a CDS encoding N-6 DNA methylase, with amino-acid sequence MYETMYEILTRRFRDYDKAWDCLIEFLAVDNCPAVLGQLEHKLEWLFNDKDLSGKLMAVYKPEIIKSDIHDHLGDMYIENQSRSGKLGKGQFLTPDSVVEFMCQSTIGEAKETGRPLNVLDPCVGTGRFLIGAYKYAPDANLFGVDIDLRALRIAFTNCAIHGIRAYFLHADSLVHEIDISKPDGIANWQYANKWYSCWDKLKGMVGKESLIPIEEPLEALTASKESQPLVSTISATSQINLF